tttcaaattgttgTACATATGGTCCAATTTCCTGTTTTTTATTAGTCTCTTTGAATAGTGAAGCATTTGGCTATGTTAGCTAGATGTTAGCAGTGGGCTACGATTGTTAGACTGAACTCTTGTAATTGGTTTAAACTTGTGTTTCTCTACAATGAGCTTAAATTTCAGACATCAAGAGGGTGGATAATGCCTCTAAACTGGAATTGACATcatgttttattttggaaTAATGTAGTAAATGTCAATGTCGCTCAATTTAATAGGTAACATCTGCTAAGTTTGGTTCATGTCTGCGCTTAATTAGATATACCATGAAGTGCTCCGGACTATTACTTAATATTCAGGGATTGAATGTTGTTTGTTAGCATTTCGTGTGTACAGTGTCAGTGTTCTGTGATTTGATTGGAGTGGGAGGCAGAGTCGTGTTTGAAGTTGTTCTGTAAACCTTATGGTCAAATGTCTATGCTTAATTAGATATACCATGAAGTGCTCTGGACTGTTACTTATATTCAGGGATTGAATGTTGCTTGTTAGCATTTCGTGTGTACAGTTTGAGTGTTCTGTGATTTGAGTGGAGTGGGAGGCAGAGTCTTGTTTGAAGTTGTTCTTGAAACCTTATGGTCAAATGACCTGGGATATCAACTTTGGTGTTCATCTTATGGCTAAAAGGGTTGCTTGCCTGTAACTGTAGGAACTTATATTGATAAGAAATGCCCCTTCACCGGCAATGTCTCCATCAGGGGTCGCATTCTCTCCGGTACTTGCCACAGTGCCAAGATGTCGAGGACTATAATTGTTCGACGTAATTATCTTCATTATATTAAGAAATACCAAAGGTGAGGTCATATTACTATGAAAAGGTCAAGTTATGCTTTTTCTTAGAAACAGGAAAATTGATCTCACTTATTTGTAGATATGAGAAGAGGCATTCCAACATTCCTGCTCATGTGTCACCATGCTTCCGTGTGAAGGAGGGAGATTATGTCATCATTGGCCAATGCAGGTTAGATCCTAAACATGTTGCTTGTTAAATCTGTTGCAACTGTTGCTGATTGGTTTTCGTATATTTCGTTTCATTTCTTTAATCTGTACTTATATGGTTGTTAAATTTTGCAGGCCATTGTCAAAGACAGTGAGGTTTAACGTGTTGAAGGTGACTCCGGCTGGTTCTTCTGGAGCTGGAAAGAAGGCATTCACTGGAATATGAGCTTCTTGTTTTGGGCAGTATTGGTAGTGTTACGTTTGTGCAAGAAGTACATTTAGATTGAGCTACTGTTGACAGATGAACTGTTTTTTGCCGTTTTATTTTGATCCTTAAATATTTAATCCATGTATGGTGAATTGTAAGGTTTTTCTTCAGTTGAACCATTATCTTGGAGTTTGATATCCATAATGTCATTTTCTATTCACAATGTTTCAGAATGTCCAAGTGGTTTATGTTGTGGATATAGTTTTAGATCGTTTAGTAATCTTGAGGATATATGGTATATGGGTATTTGTTGTCTAATGTGGTCATGTCAATAAGA
The window above is part of the Prunus dulcis chromosome 1, ALMONDv2, whole genome shotgun sequence genome. Proteins encoded here:
- the LOC117615713 gene encoding 40S ribosomal protein S11, whose protein sequence is MAEQTEKAFLKQPKVFLSSKKTGKGKRPGKGGNRFWKSVGLGFKTPRDAIEGTYIDKKCPFTGNVSIRGRILSGTCHSAKMSRTIIVRRNYLHYIKKYQRYEKRHSNIPAHVSPCFRVKEGDYVIIGQCRPLSKTVRFNVLKVTPAGSSGAGKKAFTGI